A window of Novosphingobium terrae contains these coding sequences:
- a CDS encoding sugar phosphate isomerase/epimerase family protein → MAFEMNRRSLLTGMGAAGMAAATPGWAAAPATPFFKRINKPIGIQLYTLGEAAQNDLSGTLTRLAATGYKEFELPSFYGRSPKALREEGDKAGVKFSSIHMGLPNRLPPGSLTLMSSPQEIADALGTLGIGKAVLPIPLLPDDWKPGPDGRASLIEGIEAGGIDMWKRMGHMLNERAAALKPHGIELGYHNHNMEFRPQGGTTGWAVLLKELQPGLVFLELDLGWVTAGGLDPVAELRRLKGRVKMVHLKDVKPTTRTNYALQQDPCEVGQGKLNWHAILPACVEAGVQHYFVEQEPPFAHDRFESVKMSYDFLSRFKA, encoded by the coding sequence ATGGCTTTTGAGATGAACCGCCGCAGCCTGCTTACAGGCATGGGAGCGGCAGGCATGGCCGCCGCCACCCCGGGCTGGGCCGCAGCGCCCGCCACGCCCTTCTTCAAGCGGATCAACAAACCCATCGGCATTCAGCTCTACACGCTGGGCGAGGCGGCGCAGAACGATCTTTCGGGAACGCTGACCCGTCTGGCCGCCACCGGCTACAAGGAGTTCGAGCTGCCCAGCTTCTATGGCCGCAGCCCCAAGGCGCTGCGCGAAGAGGGCGACAAGGCGGGTGTGAAATTCAGCTCGATCCATATGGGCCTGCCAAATCGCCTGCCCCCCGGCTCGCTGACGCTGATGAGCAGCCCACAGGAAATCGCCGATGCGCTGGGCACTCTGGGCATCGGCAAGGCCGTGCTGCCCATCCCCCTGCTGCCCGATGACTGGAAGCCCGGCCCCGATGGGCGCGCCTCGCTGATCGAGGGGATCGAGGCAGGCGGGATCGATATGTGGAAGCGCATGGGCCATATGCTCAATGAGCGTGCTGCAGCCCTGAAGCCCCATGGCATCGAGCTGGGCTATCACAACCACAATATGGAATTCCGCCCGCAAGGCGGCACCACCGGCTGGGCTGTGCTGCTCAAGGAGCTTCAGCCGGGTCTGGTGTTCCTCGAACTCGATCTGGGCTGGGTGACGGCAGGCGGGCTCGATCCGGTGGCTGAGCTGCGCCGACTGAAGGGCCGGGTGAAGATGGTTCACCTCAAGGATGTGAAGCCCACCACCAGGACCAATTACGCGCTGCAGCAAGACCCTTGCGAGGTCGGTCAGGGCAAGCTGAACTGGCATGCCATCCTGCCCGCCTGCGTGGAGGCCGGGGTGCAGCACTATTTTGTCGAGCAGGAACCGCCCTTCGCGCATGACCGCTTTGAGTCGGTGAAGATGTCCTACGATTTCCTCTCGCGCTTCAAGGCCTGA
- a CDS encoding MFS transporter produces the protein MMALQLAIWGAWAPKLFPYMGMLGFSASQQALVGCCWGIASVVGIFFSNQFADRYFSAERFMAVSHVIGGACLLGAAFVTQFLPFFLFYLAYSLVYVPTLSVSNTIAFAALKDGKDFGTVRAGGTVGWIMASWPFIFILGAHSTAIDVRAIFIVSAVISFILAGFSLTLPHTPPKTAEHDGVDALAWRRALGLLKKPYVAVLFFVTFIDSVVHNGYFVMSDAFLTNRVGIAGNLSMVVLSLGQVAEILTMLVLGKVLVRLGWRVTMIVGILGHAARFLAFSLLADSIPAIIAVQLLHGICYAFFFATVYIFVDDAFPKDVRSSAQGLFNLLILGVGNMVASYVFPNLIAALTGADGKVDYQTLFYVPTGLALLGALVLAFAFHPPTAAPAGSLEDI, from the coding sequence ATGATGGCGTTGCAGCTGGCGATCTGGGGCGCCTGGGCCCCGAAGCTGTTCCCCTATATGGGCATGCTGGGATTTTCAGCCTCGCAGCAGGCTCTGGTGGGCTGCTGCTGGGGAATCGCCTCGGTGGTGGGCATCTTTTTCTCGAATCAGTTCGCCGACCGCTATTTCTCCGCCGAGCGCTTTATGGCGGTCAGCCATGTCATCGGCGGGGCGTGCCTGCTGGGCGCGGCTTTCGTCACCCAGTTCCTGCCCTTTTTCCTCTTCTATCTGGCCTATAGCCTGGTCTATGTGCCCACGCTCTCGGTCAGCAACACCATCGCCTTTGCCGCGCTCAAGGATGGCAAGGATTTCGGCACGGTGCGCGCGGGCGGCACGGTGGGCTGGATCATGGCCAGCTGGCCCTTCATCTTCATTCTGGGCGCCCATTCCACCGCGATCGACGTGCGGGCGATCTTCATCGTCTCCGCCGTCATCTCCTTCATCCTCGCCGGTTTCTCGCTGACGCTGCCCCATACCCCGCCCAAGACCGCCGAGCATGACGGCGTGGATGCGCTGGCCTGGCGCCGGGCGCTGGGCCTGCTGAAGAAGCCCTATGTCGCGGTGCTGTTCTTCGTCACTTTCATCGATTCCGTGGTGCATAACGGCTATTTCGTGATGTCGGACGCGTTTCTCACCAACCGCGTGGGGATTGCGGGCAATCTCTCGATGGTGGTGCTCAGCCTTGGGCAGGTGGCGGAAATCCTCACCATGCTGGTGCTGGGCAAGGTGCTGGTACGGCTTGGCTGGCGCGTGACGATGATCGTTGGCATCCTTGGCCATGCCGCGCGCTTCCTCGCCTTCTCGCTGCTGGCCGACAGCATTCCGGCGATCATCGCGGTGCAGCTGCTTCACGGCATCTGCTACGCCTTCTTCTTCGCCACGGTTTACATCTTCGTGGATGACGCTTTCCCCAAGGATGTCCGCTCCAGCGCGCAGGGCCTGTTCAACCTGCTGATCCTGGGCGTGGGCAATATGGTGGCCAGCTACGTCTTCCCCAATCTGATTGCCGCGCTCACCGGCGCGGATGGCAAGGTCGATTACCAGACGCTGTTCTACGTCCCCACGGGGCTGGCCCTGCTGGGCGCGCTGGTGCTTGCCTTTGCCTTTCACCCACCCACGGCGGCACCCGCCGGGTCTTTGGAGGATATCTGA
- a CDS encoding gluconate 2-dehydrogenase subunit 3 family protein produces MIELDRRRMLEGVGALIGLAALPASALAAVAGKAPSLDKGTTALATAFADTLIPQTDTPGAVQAGVPAQFDALMRDWASPPHRTAYLAALSAIDAAAVAQAGKPFALLPAAQRLTVLTAYDAKNLAGNIAYASLKDLFINLYYLSEPGATVELRYEHNPGVWEASTPITAQTRAWAGAMPPGKLLMIA; encoded by the coding sequence ATGATCGAGCTTGATCGTCGGCGGATGCTGGAGGGTGTCGGCGCCCTGATCGGCCTTGCTGCCCTGCCTGCCAGCGCCTTGGCCGCGGTCGCGGGGAAGGCGCCCTCGCTGGACAAGGGCACCACGGCGCTGGCCACCGCCTTTGCCGATACGCTGATCCCGCAGACCGACACGCCGGGCGCGGTTCAGGCGGGCGTGCCCGCGCAATTCGATGCCCTGATGCGCGACTGGGCAAGCCCTCCACATCGCACCGCCTATCTGGCCGCTTTGAGCGCGATTGATGCCGCCGCCGTGGCGCAGGCGGGCAAGCCCTTTGCCCTGCTGCCCGCCGCGCAGCGCCTGACGGTTCTGACCGCTTATGATGCGAAGAATCTGGCGGGCAATATCGCTTATGCCTCGCTCAAAGATTTGTTTATCAACCTTTATTACCTGAGCGAGCCCGGTGCGACCGTCGAGCTGCGTTACGAACACAACCCCGGCGTATGGGAGGCCTCAACCCCGATCACCGCACAGACGCGGGC